In Montipora capricornis isolate CH-2021 chromosome 4, ASM3666992v2, whole genome shotgun sequence, a single genomic region encodes these proteins:
- the LOC138046281 gene encoding uncharacterized protein codes for MEIRRRINRCKFFQTFLLLSSLIFEINVSQPFGYVQISCGFGLRRISGYRVRDHKPSSIEMLNRASGHIGICLQRKFFKSRLAYSANCTASFNPYTLVLSRSGDVHPLPGPTKVINSSKIGLPKKLKSNMKVAHLNVRSLKSREHFQLVEDTIIQNGFDIFTISETWLDTSVTDQSIEISGYQVFRQDRGLLKSGGGLCTYVKASLKASVLNELSSVSTDGFQQLWLKVQCRAHKSLLVCNVYRPPNVSAITSFDYLARSFVDSMLMSFAIVILGDLNCNLLHSCPEANQLLDFITTFNLTQLVTKPTRITDASSSLIDVIMITDNSIVSSSDVLTCSISDHNLVYVILTLRTPRVKPSYVTTRSFANYDAEQFCKDLALVAFHVMSVFDDFEDQVDTFNILFADILEAHAPIRRIKIKSKPNPYVTPEIRQLMKTRDKWHKKAIKTNDRLCWNAFKFFRQEVKRELRLAEKAHVQSEVIGSKGNTNAIWKIINRCLPRKSKILPNINDNPTNLADKFNEYFTSVGSLTAQKAYDLAMEYDFNSATTISPPATRTYT; via the coding sequence ATGGAGATCAGACGTCGAATCAATCGCTGTAAgttttttcaaacatttttactCTTATCATCGCTGATCTTTGAGATAAATGTTTCTCAGCCCTTTGGCTATGTTCAGATAAGCTGTGGTTTTGGATTACGCCGTATTTCCGGCTATCGTGTGCGAGATCACAAGCCTTCTTCTATCGAAATGCTGAATCGTGCGAGCGGCCATATTGGAATTTGCCTTCAAAGAAAGTTCTTCAAGTCACGGCTTGCATACTCTGCCAACTGTACAGCTTCTTTTAACCCGTACACTCTAGTGTTGTCCCGAAGTGGTGATGTCCATCCTCTGCCAGGCCCGACTAAGGTAATAAACTCCTCAAAAATTGGATTGCCAAAGAAACTGAAGTCCAACATGAAGGTTGCTCATCTCAACGTCAGATCTTTAAAATCGAGGGAGCATTTTCAACTTGTTGAAGATACCatcattcaaaatggatttGATATCTTTACCATTTCTGAAACATGGCTTGATACATCCGTCACCGACCAAAGTATTGAGATCTCTGGCTATCAAGTCTTCAGGCAAGACCGTGGGCTTCTCAAATCTGGTGGGGGGTTGTGCACTTATGTTAAAGCCAGCTTAAAGGCGTCTGTACTGAATGAATTATCTTCTGTGTCTACCGATGGTTTCCAACAACTTTGGCTGAAAGTACAATGTAGAGCTCATAAATCTCTTTTGGTTTGTAATGTTTACCGTCCACCAAATGTATCAGCTATAACCAGCTTTGACTACCTAGCTAGAAGTTTTGTGGATTCTATGTTAATGAGCTTCGCTATTGTCATACTTGGCGACCTCAACTGCAATCTTCTGCACTCCTGCCCTGAGGCAAACCAACTTCTAGATTTTATTACTACCTTTAATTTGACACAGCTGGttacaaaaccaacaagaatTACGGATGCATCCTCGTCTCTCATTGATGTGATCATGATTACAGACAATTCCATCGTCAGTTCTAGCGACGTACTTACCTGTTCTATCAGTGATCATAATCTGGTTTATGTGATATTAACACTAAGGACACCCAGAGTCAAGCCTTCTTATGTTACTACAAGGAGCTTCGCCAATTATGATGCAGAACAGTTTTGTAAGGACTTAGCACTAGTTGCATTTCATGTCATGTCTGTCTTTGATGATTTTGAAGACCAAGTGGATACGTTTAATATCCTGTTTGCCGACATTTTGGAAGCTCATGCACCAATAAGAAGGATTAAAATCAAGTCAAAACCAAATCCTTATGTCACTCCTGAAATCCGTCAGCTAATGAAAACTCGTGATAAGTGGCATAAAAAAGCCATCAAAACCAACGACCGCCTCTGCTGGAATGCATTCAAATTTTTTAGACAGGAAGTTAAAAGAGAACTTCGGCTTGCTGAAAAAGCTCATGTTCAGTCCGAAGTTATTGGCAGCAAAGGAAATACAAACGCGATTTGGAAAATCATCAATCGCTGCTTGCCCAGGAAAAGTAAGATCTTACCAAACATCAATGACAATCCAACCAATCTTGCTGATAAATTTAATGAATATTTCACTAGCGTAGGAAGTTTAACGGCACAGAAAGCCTACGACCTTGCTATGGAATATGATTTTAACTCTGCCACAACAATATCACCACCAGCAACACGGACATACACATAA